One Novipirellula caenicola genomic window carries:
- a CDS encoding PAS domain-containing sensor histidine kinase — protein MIYLPEILSSIEDPTGFLLESIKSALLIDDVTALVALLDEVENASATSLLEKLQLDSEFRSKVFAGIKTVTFNEAAIELFEADSIEELSRRASEIAPPDSLSSLAIYLQAIVRRDPSFSDDVAFLTLKGKRIYVRANVSVFENGDKTFAVNSFTNITDWFNDRNALAAVRTRYALALKGSQFGVWDYDIVNQQVIRDAEYHRILGYGEGELDSSVMGVRALMHPEDLSQLDAMSEFPDSFDYEFRVRRKSGEYRWVRLEGSVCEWNAAGEKIRAVGTVRDTTVERQQLELMNLEKEIFKYASEGTSVESLISLVASKLDVAFPALRCLVLMLDDSRQSIRYAAAPSLPEDVRKSLLGFPIMSEPTTCRAAMQAGSFQFMHDEGQVRQFSTTAAFCASVGIKTIGSMPITDSTNTTLGTICLASNDSNSSPPEDLVSVERVARSLALVIEREKQRDRARKRELQIQNQQKFESLGKLASGIAHDFNNLLTVITTNAELCSFNLPSENQTANDNLDQVVYAAEMASSLCKQMLTFAGQSKSKTQHVDLAQAAAKVASLVGSATKKGIHIDLQIAQGTPNVWGDVTALSQVLLNLLTNAIEAIGESGEVHIDVATKQVEQADIDGFVYGGKIQPGEHVYVTVKDNGAGISPETLHCIFDPFFTTKSTGQGVGLATVLGIVEQHGGAIDLQSSVGSGTEFTILFPALSDLQPAAEKSVAN, from the coding sequence ATGATTTATCTTCCTGAAATTTTGTCCTCGATCGAAGACCCTACCGGTTTTCTGCTCGAGTCAATTAAATCAGCGCTGCTCATTGATGATGTGACAGCGCTGGTCGCCCTTTTGGACGAGGTGGAGAACGCATCGGCAACGTCCCTGCTTGAAAAGCTGCAGTTGGATTCCGAGTTTCGTAGCAAGGTCTTTGCTGGGATTAAAACGGTCACGTTCAACGAAGCGGCAATTGAGTTGTTCGAGGCGGATTCGATTGAGGAGTTGAGTCGTCGTGCCTCCGAAATTGCGCCTCCAGACTCGCTTTCGTCGCTAGCGATCTACCTGCAAGCAATTGTTCGCCGCGACCCGAGTTTCAGCGATGATGTTGCTTTTTTGACGCTCAAAGGAAAGCGGATCTATGTCCGAGCCAACGTTAGCGTTTTCGAGAATGGCGACAAGACGTTTGCCGTCAATTCGTTTACCAACATCACCGATTGGTTCAACGACCGAAACGCGCTTGCCGCAGTGCGAACGCGTTACGCGCTCGCGTTGAAGGGCAGTCAGTTTGGAGTTTGGGATTACGATATTGTCAATCAACAAGTGATCCGAGATGCCGAGTACCACCGCATCCTTGGCTATGGCGAAGGCGAGCTTGATTCATCGGTGATGGGGGTGCGTGCGTTGATGCATCCCGAGGATCTAAGCCAGCTCGACGCGATGTCAGAGTTTCCCGATTCGTTCGATTACGAATTTCGTGTTCGACGCAAATCCGGCGAGTATCGTTGGGTTCGTCTCGAAGGATCGGTTTGCGAATGGAACGCTGCGGGTGAAAAAATCCGTGCGGTGGGAACGGTGCGTGACACCACCGTTGAACGCCAGCAGTTGGAGTTGATGAATCTTGAAAAAGAGATCTTCAAATATGCATCCGAAGGAACGTCGGTCGAATCATTGATTTCGCTTGTGGCCAGCAAGCTTGACGTCGCCTTTCCAGCACTGCGTTGCTTGGTGCTGATGCTTGACGATTCGCGTCAATCGATCCGGTATGCGGCTGCTCCTTCGTTACCTGAGGATGTCCGCAAGTCGCTGCTGGGATTTCCGATCATGAGTGAGCCGACGACTTGTCGCGCGGCGATGCAAGCGGGATCGTTTCAATTCATGCACGATGAGGGACAGGTTCGTCAATTCTCAACCACCGCCGCGTTCTGTGCATCGGTTGGGATCAAGACCATCGGATCGATGCCGATCACCGACAGCACCAATACAACGCTGGGGACGATTTGTTTGGCGTCCAACGACTCTAACAGCAGTCCGCCTGAGGATCTTGTCAGCGTCGAGCGCGTGGCGAGATCGTTAGCATTGGTGATCGAACGTGAAAAGCAGCGAGACCGGGCGCGAAAACGTGAGCTGCAAATTCAGAACCAGCAAAAATTCGAAAGTCTTGGAAAACTGGCAAGTGGCATTGCGCATGATTTCAACAATTTGTTGACCGTGATCACGACCAACGCCGAGCTGTGCAGTTTCAATTTGCCGTCGGAAAACCAAACGGCCAACGACAACTTGGATCAAGTCGTCTACGCAGCCGAGATGGCATCATCGCTGTGTAAACAAATGCTGACGTTTGCGGGTCAATCGAAATCGAAAACGCAACACGTGGACCTCGCTCAAGCCGCGGCCAAGGTTGCTAGTTTGGTGGGGTCAGCGACGAAGAAAGGGATTCATATCGATTTGCAAATCGCTCAGGGAACACCGAACGTTTGGGGAGACGTGACCGCGCTTTCACAGGTCCTGTTAAACCTATTGACCAACGCGATCGAAGCGATCGGGGAATCCGGCGAAGTGCACATTGACGTTGCCACCAAACAGGTCGAGCAAGCCGATATTGATGGGTTCGTCTATGGTGGCAAGATTCAACCAGGCGAGCATGTCTATGTCACCGTCAAGGACAACGGAGCGGGGATTTCACCTGAGACGCTGCATTGTATTTTTGACCCTTTCTTCACGACCAAATCGACGGGGCAAGGGGTCGGGTTGGCCACGGTACTCGGAATCGTGGAGCAGCACGGCGGCGCCATCGATCTGCAGTCCTCGGTAGGATCAGGAACCGAGTTTACCATCCTGTTTCCCGCGTTATCCGATTTGCAGCCTGCTGCCGAGAAATCGGTTGCCAATTAA
- the lpxA gene encoding acyl-ACP--UDP-N-acetylglucosamine O-acyltransferase gives MSTQIAQTAVVDPRAKLGTNVRIGHFCVIGPDVSIGDDTLLEDHVVLSGVTSLGEENHVFPGCVIGADPQDTSYKGTPTQVQIGDGNVFREYCTVNRATEKEDGVTRVGHNNYFMAHTHIAHDCKVGDRNVMANNVMIGGHAHIGNDITIAGGVGIVHFASVGNMAFISAMARVLHDVPPYIIVDGQPAKPRAVNTIGMKRHGFPKEDIEILTKAYKLLYRSYVGLDAAKEQLLSTGPIRPVLRELFNFMDTTVAGQKGRGRDRRRKAA, from the coding sequence ATGAGTACCCAGATTGCTCAGACTGCGGTGGTTGATCCACGTGCCAAGTTAGGGACGAATGTACGCATTGGTCACTTCTGTGTGATCGGGCCAGACGTCAGCATCGGTGACGATACGCTGCTTGAAGACCATGTTGTTCTTTCCGGCGTGACCTCGCTTGGTGAAGAGAACCATGTGTTCCCGGGCTGCGTGATCGGTGCAGACCCGCAAGACACCAGCTACAAAGGGACGCCGACGCAGGTCCAAATCGGTGACGGTAATGTTTTCCGCGAGTACTGCACCGTCAACCGCGCAACGGAAAAAGAAGATGGCGTGACACGCGTGGGCCATAACAACTACTTCATGGCTCACACTCACATTGCGCACGACTGCAAAGTGGGTGACCGCAACGTGATGGCAAACAATGTGATGATCGGTGGCCATGCGCATATCGGCAACGACATCACGATTGCCGGCGGCGTGGGGATCGTGCACTTTGCATCGGTCGGAAACATGGCATTTATCAGTGCGATGGCGCGAGTGCTTCATGACGTTCCGCCCTACATCATCGTCGATGGTCAACCCGCCAAACCTCGTGCGGTCAATACAATCGGGATGAAGCGACATGGGTTTCCCAAAGAAGACATCGAAATCCTGACCAAAGCCTACAAATTACTCTATCGATCCTACGTGGGACTCGATGCCGCCAAAGAACAATTGTTGTCCACCGGCCCCATTCGGCCTGTGTTACGCGAACTGTTCAATTTCATGGATACAACGGTTGCCGGTCAAAAAGGCCGTGGTCGCGACCGAAGGAGAAAAGCAGCGTGA
- the lpxC gene encoding UDP-3-O-acyl-N-acetylglucosamine deacetylase, with amino-acid sequence MTPSRNEHTIAVSCEVRGRGYWSGRDVRVVMHPAPVGTGIRLVRSDLPSKPMCQASVEKRHDANLRTILQDGEARFEMIEHLMAALVGLEIDNCVVEIDAEELPGLDGSAAAFVAALRTAGLIIQSKPKRRLTVRERIYVESPAGWIEATPAEDGRTSYEYRLSFDGPSPIFDQTFTLRMTPERFIRDVAPARTFVTEAQAQSLRQQGVASHVTNQDLLVIGEHGPIENTLRFRDECARHKVLDLIGDLALADVELVGTFVSYRGGHNLNGRMAQRLAELAASQIPLTPVSQSRRNVA; translated from the coding sequence GTGACACCATCACGCAACGAACATACAATCGCAGTCTCGTGCGAAGTCCGTGGTCGAGGCTACTGGAGCGGTCGAGACGTGCGTGTCGTGATGCATCCGGCCCCGGTGGGCACCGGAATCCGCTTGGTCCGCAGTGATTTGCCATCCAAACCAATGTGCCAAGCGTCGGTCGAGAAACGACACGATGCAAATCTTCGCACCATCTTGCAGGATGGTGAAGCTCGGTTCGAGATGATCGAACATTTGATGGCTGCCCTGGTGGGACTCGAGATCGATAATTGCGTGGTCGAGATCGATGCCGAGGAATTGCCGGGACTCGATGGCAGTGCGGCGGCGTTTGTGGCTGCATTGCGAACCGCCGGGCTGATCATCCAATCAAAACCCAAGCGTCGCTTGACGGTGCGTGAGCGAATCTACGTCGAGTCACCTGCTGGGTGGATCGAAGCAACTCCCGCAGAAGATGGCCGCACTTCGTACGAGTATCGCTTGAGTTTCGATGGTCCTTCGCCGATCTTTGATCAAACCTTCACACTGCGAATGACACCGGAACGATTTATCCGTGATGTCGCTCCGGCTCGAACATTTGTCACGGAAGCCCAGGCTCAATCACTGCGACAGCAGGGGGTCGCGTCGCACGTCACCAATCAAGATTTGTTGGTGATCGGCGAACACGGTCCGATTGAAAATACGCTACGCTTTCGCGACGAATGTGCACGGCACAAAGTGCTCGATCTGATTGGCGACTTGGCGCTTGCTGATGTCGAATTGGTCGGGACCTTTGTTTCCTATCGTGGCGGACACAACCTTAACGGCCGCATGGCTCAGCGATTGGCTGAACTTGCTGCTTCGCAGATTCCCCTAACCCCTGTCTCGCAGTCGCGTCGAAATGTTGCTTAG
- a CDS encoding DUF1080 domain-containing protein codes for MKRCVFHALTRLTLLSGLGLSVALSASSLAAEEYLNGIKWQEPPKVTPGETNADAPSDAIILFDGADLSEWNNGDKWNVKDGVASTGKGMISTKREFGDCQLHIEWSAPTPVKGNGQGRGNSGVFMMGRYEIQVLDSYDNETYFDGQAGAIYKQTPPAVNATRPPGEWNTYDIFWTAPRFDDSEKLVSPAYVTVVHNGVLILNHFELKGDTPYNRPPQYKAHKPVGPISLQDHGNPVRFRNIWIREFKPAVGEQERAPFLRDGNKETPIE; via the coding sequence ATGAAACGTTGTGTTTTCCACGCTTTGACTCGCCTTACCCTATTGAGCGGCCTCGGATTGTCGGTCGCATTGTCGGCTTCATCGCTCGCGGCCGAAGAGTACCTTAATGGGATCAAATGGCAGGAACCGCCCAAGGTGACGCCAGGCGAAACCAATGCGGACGCCCCCTCGGACGCCATCATTTTGTTTGACGGCGCTGATTTGTCCGAATGGAACAACGGAGACAAATGGAATGTCAAAGACGGCGTTGCAAGTACCGGTAAAGGAATGATCTCGACGAAGCGAGAATTCGGTGATTGTCAACTTCATATCGAATGGTCTGCGCCAACTCCCGTCAAAGGCAACGGACAAGGCCGAGGCAATAGTGGCGTGTTCATGATGGGACGCTATGAAATCCAGGTGCTCGATTCGTACGACAACGAAACCTATTTCGACGGACAAGCCGGAGCGATCTACAAACAAACGCCTCCAGCGGTCAATGCAACTCGTCCGCCAGGCGAATGGAATACCTATGACATCTTCTGGACCGCCCCCCGTTTTGACGACAGCGAAAAATTGGTTTCGCCCGCTTACGTTACCGTGGTTCATAACGGAGTCTTGATCCTGAATCACTTCGAACTCAAAGGGGACACTCCGTATAACCGTCCGCCCCAATACAAAGCCCACAAGCCCGTCGGCCCAATCTCGCTACAAGATCACGGCAATCCCGTGCGATTCCGCAACATTTGGATCCGCGAGTTCAAACCCGCAGTGGGCGAACAAGAACGCGCCCCGTTCCTTCGCGACGGCAATAAAGAAACGCCAATCGAATAA
- a CDS encoding OmpH family outer membrane protein, producing the protein MTAVVPSVATAQEASSGHRVAVVDVAYIFKNHPGIKAQVERVEGDLKNYDAQLQGKREELKQAAERLKTFKVGTPDYTAQEEQVASMESKLRLDMARKRKELADAEARIYFENYQRIASGVQFLAQHYKINMVLRYNSEEMDLERGDSVIRGVMKNIVYHDEALDMTKGVMQYLDKAIQEDVAKRGGAGTTR; encoded by the coding sequence ATGACAGCCGTCGTCCCTAGTGTCGCTACGGCTCAGGAAGCATCGAGCGGACACCGCGTCGCCGTGGTGGATGTCGCTTACATCTTCAAGAACCACCCCGGCATCAAAGCTCAAGTCGAGCGAGTCGAAGGCGATTTGAAGAACTACGATGCTCAGCTTCAAGGCAAACGTGAAGAGCTAAAGCAAGCTGCTGAGCGTCTGAAGACGTTCAAAGTAGGTACCCCTGATTACACCGCTCAAGAAGAACAAGTGGCATCGATGGAATCGAAGCTTCGCTTGGACATGGCGCGTAAGCGTAAAGAGCTAGCGGATGCCGAAGCACGCATCTACTTCGAAAACTATCAACGGATTGCATCGGGCGTTCAATTCTTGGCCCAGCACTACAAGATCAACATGGTTCTTCGCTACAACAGCGAAGAGATGGATCTTGAACGGGGTGACTCGGTTATCCGTGGCGTCATGAAGAACATCGTTTATCATGACGAAGCACTCGACATGACCAAGGGTGTGATGCAGTACTTGGACAAAGCGATTCAAGAAGACGTTGCCAAACGAGGCGGAGCGGGAACCACTCGCTAG
- a CDS encoding Gfo/Idh/MocA family oxidoreductase, protein MSRLRIAVIGAGHLGRIHAKLLQQVDGVELVAVTDPFEQARAKVEELFSVPTFADYRECIPKIDAAVVAAPTDLHAEIATDLLKAGKHAFVEKPLAANGPDAQRIANLARSRNLTLQVGHVERFNPAFAALEDLAVDAKYVEAVRASRFPGRCLDVGVVMDLMIHDLDLVLSLTNAPVRSVSASGMSVISSHEDIAETRIEFECGLVANLKASRLSPTPARQMQIFGANGFADIDFGKPSLTSVCPSASVVDRTFDLDSEVANPLGCADQIFAESLKCVTKELEPRNAILDELHDFAISIQTGISPAVNGDAGARAVVVADQILDSIKRRTWYRDSSTTEVGPHAMVRQRIESISRRVGQDRRAA, encoded by the coding sequence GTGAGTCGGTTACGAATCGCAGTCATCGGTGCAGGTCATCTAGGGCGTATCCATGCCAAGTTGTTGCAACAAGTCGACGGAGTCGAGTTGGTTGCGGTGACCGATCCGTTTGAGCAAGCTCGAGCGAAAGTGGAAGAGCTGTTTTCGGTCCCCACATTCGCGGATTATCGCGAGTGTATCCCCAAGATCGATGCGGCCGTGGTTGCCGCCCCGACCGATCTGCATGCGGAAATCGCAACCGATTTGCTCAAAGCGGGTAAGCACGCGTTTGTCGAGAAACCGTTGGCAGCCAACGGCCCCGATGCCCAGCGAATTGCCAATTTAGCAAGAAGCCGCAACTTGACGCTACAAGTCGGGCATGTCGAACGATTTAACCCCGCCTTTGCGGCACTGGAAGATTTGGCGGTGGACGCAAAATACGTCGAAGCGGTTCGCGCTTCACGCTTCCCCGGTCGCTGTTTGGATGTCGGCGTCGTGATGGATTTGATGATCCACGATCTTGACCTTGTGCTGTCGCTGACCAACGCACCCGTGCGGTCGGTATCGGCCAGCGGTATGTCGGTGATCAGCAGTCATGAAGACATCGCAGAGACTCGCATCGAATTCGAATGTGGGTTGGTCGCCAATCTGAAGGCGTCGCGGCTCAGCCCGACCCCAGCCCGACAGATGCAAATTTTCGGTGCCAACGGCTTCGCCGATATCGATTTTGGCAAACCTTCGCTGACTTCGGTTTGCCCTAGTGCGTCGGTTGTCGACCGCACCTTCGATCTCGATAGCGAGGTGGCAAATCCGCTGGGATGTGCTGACCAAATCTTTGCTGAATCGCTGAAGTGCGTGACCAAGGAACTCGAGCCGCGAAATGCGATCCTTGATGAACTGCACGACTTTGCCATCAGCATCCAAACCGGCATCTCGCCGGCCGTCAACGGAGACGCAGGTGCAAGGGCTGTGGTTGTCGCCGACCAAATTCTTGATTCGATCAAGCGGCGAACTTGGTACCGCGATTCGAGTACAACCGAAGTCGGGCCGCATGCGATGGTTCGGCAGCGAATCGAATCGATCAGCCGTCGGGTAGGACAAGATCGACGCGCTGCGTAG